The following proteins are encoded in a genomic region of Takifugu rubripes chromosome 9, fTakRub1.2, whole genome shotgun sequence:
- the LOC101067328 gene encoding neuronal cell adhesion molecule-like isoform X6 gives MERRRMDAALLVLLVGHLATALEVPLDLLEGLPQPPTITHQSPKDYIIDPREDIIIHCEAKGKPHPSFSWTRNGTHFDIDDDPNVTMRPHSGTLVVDISRVKAEQYECVYQCTARNKHGTAVSNNIVVRQSRSPLWSKERIKPLVVQEGVSLVLPCRPPAGLPPPVIFWMDNNFQRLPQSSRVSQSLNGDLYFSNVLREDSRNDYICYARFPYTQTIQQKQPITVKVLTMDAINDTMAALYNDTDLFSEAPAEERKPAFLIPSRPSMTVLRGQVLEMECIAEGLPTPEISWTKVSGDLPAKRTSFLHYQKTLRIVDVSESDAGEYCCVARNQLGSVQQTIHVMVKAAPYWISGPSKNLVLAPGESGVLTCRASGTPKPSISWAMNGISIENAPADPSRKVEDDTIIFADVQSGSSAVYQCNVSNDYGYLLSNAFVNVLSEPPRVLTPANKVYQVIKNQRALIDCASFGSPVPQITWFKESRSSTMDSQAYITHTNGTLEMRTAQAHNSGKYTCVARNSLGIYENHVYLQVKEPTRILKQPEYKVVQRGRSVVFECKVKHDPTLTPTITWLKDDGELPDDERLILESDSLTITDVSESDAGVYTCVTNTTLDQDSASAELTVVEATPTPAVVHERPDPPTDLELTDKKKRSVQLTWTPGDEHNSPIQKFLVQYEDSLHHHGHWHNLTEVPGTKTTTHLKLSPYVHYTFRVLALNDVGFSRPSFPSRMLKTEAAAPDQNPAGVQGFGTEHDNLVISWKPLSGLQANGPGLHYRVMWRQKDLDSEWTSVTVANNSKFVVSGTPTFAPYELKVQAVNDYGAGPEPAVALGFSGEDLPLAAPDNVQSMVLNSTVAEIHWDPVPSRLLRGHLKGFKVYYWRERSLHRHNGHHTEKHILNFSGNHTRGVLPGLHPFSLYLFNVRVYNGRGEGPPSATQQFETPEGVPGAPTSLIVSRVNLDSLTLEWNPPHVHNGHITGYTLEYQPVNSSNELGPKEKLALPANETSVTLSNLKYSTRYKFYLNAKTVRGAGPAVTQEAVTIMDEALPANSFANVSYSVEEDGALISWDYWGLEKNIFVEYKNSESEEKWQRELVNSSQTVMLRGLKEGLSYRVRLVARGHLDQPLHLSEELLVTVPAVASRQVDIATQGWFIGLMCAIALLILVLLIICFIQRNKGGKYPVKEKEDAHTDPEFQPMKDDDCTFVEYSDNEDHKPLKGSRTPSDRTVKRDDSDDSLVDYGEGGDGQFNEDGSFIGQYSGKSTSRDTAEGQESSGAPSPINTMNSLNSFV, from the exons atggagaggaggaggatggacgcGGCGCTGCTGGTGCTCTTGGTGGGGCACCTCGCCACGGCGCTGGAGGTCCCACTAGACC TACTGGAAGGAT TGCCGCAGCCGCCGACTATAACTCACCAGTCCCCTAAGGATTACATCATCGACCCACGAGAGGATATCATAATCCACTGTGAGGCCAAGGGAAAGCCTCACCCCAG TTTCTCTTGGACAAGAAACGGGACTCACTTCGACATCGACGATGACCCTAACGTGACCATGAGGCCCCACTCTGGGACGCTGGTGGTGGACATCAGCAGAGTGAAGGCCGAGCAGTACGAGTGCGTCTACCAGTGCACGGCGAGGAACAAACATGGAACTGCTGTTTCCAATAACATAGTCGTGCGACAGTCCA GGTCCCCCTTGTGGTCAAAGGAGAGAATCAAGCCACTGGTGGTTCAGGAAGGTGTTTCCTTGGTGCTGCCTTGTCGCCCCCCTGCCGGCCTGCCACCTCCGGTCATATTCTGGATGGACAACA ACTTTCAGAGGCTTCCTCAGAGTAGCCGAGTATCGCAGTCCCTGAACGGAGACCTTTACTTCTCTAACGTCCTTCGGGAGGATTCCCGGAATGACTACATCTGCTATGCCCGCTTCCCGTACACGCAGACCATCCAGCAGAAACAGCCCATTACCGTCAAAGTCCTCACAA TGGATGCCATCAATGACACAATGGCAGCTTTATACAATGACACTGATTTGTTTAGTG AAGCCccagcagaggagagaaaaccagCCTTCCTCATCCCCTCTCGGCCCTCCATGACAGTGTTGAGAGGTCAGGTGCTGGAGATGGAGTGCATCGCCGAGGGACT ACCAACTCCTGAAATCTCCTGGACCAAAGTGAGCGGCGATCTCCCGGCCAAGCGGACGTCCTTCCTGCACTACCAGAAGACCCTCCGCATTGTGGACGTCTCGGAGTCGGATGCAGGAGAGTACTGCTGCGTGGCCAGGAATCAGCTGGGCTCCGTGCAACAAACCATCCACGTCATGGTCAAAG CCGCTCCGTATTGGATCAGTGGCCCCTCAAAGAACCTTGTTCTGGCTCCAGGGGAGAGCGGTGTGCTGACCTGTCGGGCCAGTGGGACGCCTAAGCCATCCATCAGCTGGGCTATGAACGGGATCTCCATAGAGA ATGCTCCCGCGGACCCCAGCAGAAAGGTAGAGGACGACACCATCATCTTCGCTGACGTGCAGAGTGGCTCCAGCGCCGTTTACCAGTGTAACGTCTCCAACGACTACGGTTACCTGCTGTCCAACGCCTTCGTCAACGTGCTCT CCGAGCCGCCCAGAGTGCTGACTCCGGCCAACAAAGTCTACCAGGTCATCAAAAATCAGCGCGCTCTCATCGACTGCGCCTCCTTCGGGTCGCCCGTCCCACAAATTACCTG GTTTAAAGAGAGTCGCTCCAGCACCATGGACTCACAGGCTTACATCACTCACACCAACGGCACTTTGGAGATGCGCACGGCTCAAGCTCACAACAGCGGTAAATACACCTGTGTGGCCAGGAACAGCCTCGGGATCTACGAGAATCACGTCTACcttcaggtcaaag AGCCAACAAGaatcctgaagcagccggagtACAAAGTGGTCCAGAGGGGCCGATCGGTGGTGTTTGAGTGCAAGGTGAAACACGACCCCACGCTCACCCCCACCATCACCTGGCTGAAGGATGACGGGGAGCTGCCCGATGATGAGAG ATTAATCCTGGAGTCCGACAGCCTCACCATCACAGACGTGTCGGAGAGCGATGCGGGCGTGTACACCTGCGTCACCAACACCACTCTGGACCAGGATTCCGCCAGCGCTGAGCTGACCGTGGTCG AGGCCACGCCGACTCCAGCGGTCGTCCACG AGCGACCGGACCCCCCGACTGACCTGGAGCTGACGGACAAGAAAAAGAGGAGCGTCCAGCTGACGTGGACCCCCGGGGACGAGCACAACAGTCCCATTCAGA AATTTCTGGTCCAGTATGAGGACTCGCTGCACCATCACGGCCACTGGCACAACCTCACTGAGGTCCCTGGAACCAAGACGACAACTCACCTCAAACTGTCGCCGTACGTCCACTACACCTTCCGCGTTCTGGCTCTGAACGACGTGGGTTTCAGCCGCCCCAGTTTCCCGTCCAGGATGTTGAAGACCGAGGCCGCGG ctcCGGATCAGAACCCAGCAGGTGTACAGGGATTTGGAACAGAACACGATAATCTTGTAATCTCATGGAAG CCGCTGTCGGGCCTCCAGGCCAACGGTCCAGGGCTTCACTATAGAGTCATGTGGAGGCAGAAGGACTTGGACAGCGAGTGGACGTCCGTGACCGTAGCCAACAACTCCAAGTTTGTCGTGTCTGGGACGCCCACATTTGCTCCGTACGAGCTGAAGGTCCAGGCTGTGAACGACTACGGCGCCGGACCGGAGCCTGCCGTCGCCCTCGGCTTCTCGGGAGAGGACC TACCGCTGGCTGCCCCAGACAACGTtcagtccatggtgctgaacaGCACCGTTGCAGAGATCCACTGGGATCCCGTACCTTCTAGATTACTACGGGGACACCTCAAAGGCTTCAAG GTGTACTACTGGAGAGAGCGCAGCCTGCACAGGCACAACGGCCACCACACGGAGAAGCACATCCTCAACTTCAGTGGGAACCACACCCGCGGCGTCCTGCCCGGCCTCCACCCCTTCAGCCTCTACCTGTTCAACGTGCGGGTCTACAACGGCAGGGGGGAGGGGCCGCCCAGCGCCACGCAGCAGTTCGAGACGCCTGAAGGAG TTCCAGGAGCTCCCACTTCTCTGATAGTCAGCAGAGTAAATCTGGACTCACTGACGCTGGAATGGAATCCCCCTCACGTCCATAACGGACACATCACCGGCTACACCCTCGAATATCAGCCAG TCAACAGCTCCAATGAGCTGGGCCCGAAGGAGAAGCTGGCTCTGCCCGCCAATGAGACCTCGGTCACTTTGTCCAACCTCAAGTACAGCACGCGCTACAAGTTTTATTTGAACGCAAAAACAGTCAGGGGAGCGGGCCCGGCTGTTACTCAGGAGGCCGTCACCATCATGGACGAAG CGCTGCCAGCAAACTCTTTCGCAAACGTTAGCTACTCGGTTGAAGAGGACGGGGCCCTGATCAGTTGGGATTACTGGgggctggagaaaaacatttttgtagaATACAAAAACA GTGAGAGCGAGGAAAAGTGGCAGAGAGAGCTCGTGAACAGCTCTCAGACCGTTATGCTGAGGGGCTTAAAGGAGGGCCTCTCCTATAGGGTGCGTTTGGTGGCCCGAGGTCACCTCGACCAGCCGCTCCACCTGTCTGAGGAGCTTTTGGTCACGGTCCCAG CCGTGGCGAGCAGACAGGTGGACATCGCCACCCAGGGATGGTTCATCGGCCTCATGTGCGCCATCGCTCTGCTCATCTTGGTCCTTCTAATTATCTGCTTCATCCAGCGGAATAAAGGAGGGAAATACCCGG tgaaagaaaaagaggacGCGCACACAGACCCGGAGTTTCAGCCCATGAAAGATGATGACTGTACTTTTGTGGAATACAG TGACAACGAGGACCACAAGCCGCTAAAAGGGAGCCGCACGCCGTCCGATCGGACCGTTAAGAGAGACGACAGCGACGACAGCTTGGTCGACTACGGCGAGGGCGGAGACGGGCAGTTCAACGAGGACGGCTCGTTCATCGGCCAGTACAGCGGAAAGAGCACAAGCAGGGACACGGCCGAGGGCCAGGAGAGCTCCGGGGCCCCGTCCCCCATCAACACCATGAACTCCCTGAACTCCTTCGTGTAG
- the LOC101067328 gene encoding neuronal cell adhesion molecule-like isoform X8, translating into MERRRMDAALLVLLVGHLATALEVPLDLLEGLPQPPTITHQSPKDYIIDPREDIIIHCEAKGKPHPSFSWTRNGTHFDIDDDPNVTMRPHSGTLVVDISRVKAEQYECVYQCTARNKHGTAVSNNIVVRQSRSPLWSKERIKPLVVQEGVSLVLPCRPPAGLPPPVIFWMDNNFQRLPQSSRVSQSLNGDLYFSNVLREDSRNDYICYARFPYTQTIQQKQPITVKVLTMDAINDTMAALYNDTDLFSEAPAEERKPAFLIPSRPSMTVLRGQVLEMECIAEGLPTPEISWTKVSGDLPAKRTSFLHYQKTLRIVDVSESDAGEYCCVARNQLGSVQQTIHVMVKAAPYWISGPSKNLVLAPGESGVLTCRASGTPKPSISWAMNGISIENAPADPSRKVEDDTIIFADVQSGSSAVYQCNVSNDYGYLLSNAFVNVLSEPPRVLTPANKVYQVIKNQRALIDCASFGSPVPQITWFKESRSSTMDSQAYITHTNGTLEMRTAQAHNSGKYTCVARNSLGIYENHVYLQVKEPTRILKQPEYKVVQRGRSVVFECKVKHDPTLTPTITWLKDDGELPDDERLILESDSLTITDVSESDAGVYTCVTNTTLDQDSASAELTVVEATPTPAVVHERPDPPTDLELTDKKKRSVQLTWTPGDEHNSPIQKFLVQYEDSLHHHGHWHNLTEVPGTKTTTHLKLSPYVHYTFRVLALNDVGFSRPSFPSRMLKTEAAAPDQNPAGVQGFGTEHDNLVISWKPLSGLQANGPGLHYRVMWRQKDLDSEWTSVTVANNSKFVVSGTPTFAPYELKVQAVNDYGAGPEPAVALGFSGEDLPLAAPDNVQSMVLNSTVAEIHWDPVPSRLLRGHLKGFKVYYWRERSLHRHNGHHTEKHILNFSGNHTRGVLPGLHPFSLYLFNVRVYNGRGEGPPSATQQFETPEGVPGAPTSLIVSRVNLDSLTLEWNPPHVHNGHITGYTLEYQPVNSSNELGPKEKLALPANETSVTLSNLKYSTRYKFYLNAKTVRGAGPAVTQEAVTIMDEAVASRQVDIATQGWFIGLMCAIALLILVLLIICFIQRNKGGKYPVKEKEDAHTDPEFQPMKDDDCTFVEYSDNEDHKPLKGSRTPSDRTVKRDDSDDSLVDYGEGGDGQFNEDGSFIGQYSGKSTSRDTAEGQESSGAPSPINTMNSLNSFV; encoded by the exons atggagaggaggaggatggacgcGGCGCTGCTGGTGCTCTTGGTGGGGCACCTCGCCACGGCGCTGGAGGTCCCACTAGACC TACTGGAAGGAT TGCCGCAGCCGCCGACTATAACTCACCAGTCCCCTAAGGATTACATCATCGACCCACGAGAGGATATCATAATCCACTGTGAGGCCAAGGGAAAGCCTCACCCCAG TTTCTCTTGGACAAGAAACGGGACTCACTTCGACATCGACGATGACCCTAACGTGACCATGAGGCCCCACTCTGGGACGCTGGTGGTGGACATCAGCAGAGTGAAGGCCGAGCAGTACGAGTGCGTCTACCAGTGCACGGCGAGGAACAAACATGGAACTGCTGTTTCCAATAACATAGTCGTGCGACAGTCCA GGTCCCCCTTGTGGTCAAAGGAGAGAATCAAGCCACTGGTGGTTCAGGAAGGTGTTTCCTTGGTGCTGCCTTGTCGCCCCCCTGCCGGCCTGCCACCTCCGGTCATATTCTGGATGGACAACA ACTTTCAGAGGCTTCCTCAGAGTAGCCGAGTATCGCAGTCCCTGAACGGAGACCTTTACTTCTCTAACGTCCTTCGGGAGGATTCCCGGAATGACTACATCTGCTATGCCCGCTTCCCGTACACGCAGACCATCCAGCAGAAACAGCCCATTACCGTCAAAGTCCTCACAA TGGATGCCATCAATGACACAATGGCAGCTTTATACAATGACACTGATTTGTTTAGTG AAGCCccagcagaggagagaaaaccagCCTTCCTCATCCCCTCTCGGCCCTCCATGACAGTGTTGAGAGGTCAGGTGCTGGAGATGGAGTGCATCGCCGAGGGACT ACCAACTCCTGAAATCTCCTGGACCAAAGTGAGCGGCGATCTCCCGGCCAAGCGGACGTCCTTCCTGCACTACCAGAAGACCCTCCGCATTGTGGACGTCTCGGAGTCGGATGCAGGAGAGTACTGCTGCGTGGCCAGGAATCAGCTGGGCTCCGTGCAACAAACCATCCACGTCATGGTCAAAG CCGCTCCGTATTGGATCAGTGGCCCCTCAAAGAACCTTGTTCTGGCTCCAGGGGAGAGCGGTGTGCTGACCTGTCGGGCCAGTGGGACGCCTAAGCCATCCATCAGCTGGGCTATGAACGGGATCTCCATAGAGA ATGCTCCCGCGGACCCCAGCAGAAAGGTAGAGGACGACACCATCATCTTCGCTGACGTGCAGAGTGGCTCCAGCGCCGTTTACCAGTGTAACGTCTCCAACGACTACGGTTACCTGCTGTCCAACGCCTTCGTCAACGTGCTCT CCGAGCCGCCCAGAGTGCTGACTCCGGCCAACAAAGTCTACCAGGTCATCAAAAATCAGCGCGCTCTCATCGACTGCGCCTCCTTCGGGTCGCCCGTCCCACAAATTACCTG GTTTAAAGAGAGTCGCTCCAGCACCATGGACTCACAGGCTTACATCACTCACACCAACGGCACTTTGGAGATGCGCACGGCTCAAGCTCACAACAGCGGTAAATACACCTGTGTGGCCAGGAACAGCCTCGGGATCTACGAGAATCACGTCTACcttcaggtcaaag AGCCAACAAGaatcctgaagcagccggagtACAAAGTGGTCCAGAGGGGCCGATCGGTGGTGTTTGAGTGCAAGGTGAAACACGACCCCACGCTCACCCCCACCATCACCTGGCTGAAGGATGACGGGGAGCTGCCCGATGATGAGAG ATTAATCCTGGAGTCCGACAGCCTCACCATCACAGACGTGTCGGAGAGCGATGCGGGCGTGTACACCTGCGTCACCAACACCACTCTGGACCAGGATTCCGCCAGCGCTGAGCTGACCGTGGTCG AGGCCACGCCGACTCCAGCGGTCGTCCACG AGCGACCGGACCCCCCGACTGACCTGGAGCTGACGGACAAGAAAAAGAGGAGCGTCCAGCTGACGTGGACCCCCGGGGACGAGCACAACAGTCCCATTCAGA AATTTCTGGTCCAGTATGAGGACTCGCTGCACCATCACGGCCACTGGCACAACCTCACTGAGGTCCCTGGAACCAAGACGACAACTCACCTCAAACTGTCGCCGTACGTCCACTACACCTTCCGCGTTCTGGCTCTGAACGACGTGGGTTTCAGCCGCCCCAGTTTCCCGTCCAGGATGTTGAAGACCGAGGCCGCGG ctcCGGATCAGAACCCAGCAGGTGTACAGGGATTTGGAACAGAACACGATAATCTTGTAATCTCATGGAAG CCGCTGTCGGGCCTCCAGGCCAACGGTCCAGGGCTTCACTATAGAGTCATGTGGAGGCAGAAGGACTTGGACAGCGAGTGGACGTCCGTGACCGTAGCCAACAACTCCAAGTTTGTCGTGTCTGGGACGCCCACATTTGCTCCGTACGAGCTGAAGGTCCAGGCTGTGAACGACTACGGCGCCGGACCGGAGCCTGCCGTCGCCCTCGGCTTCTCGGGAGAGGACC TACCGCTGGCTGCCCCAGACAACGTtcagtccatggtgctgaacaGCACCGTTGCAGAGATCCACTGGGATCCCGTACCTTCTAGATTACTACGGGGACACCTCAAAGGCTTCAAG GTGTACTACTGGAGAGAGCGCAGCCTGCACAGGCACAACGGCCACCACACGGAGAAGCACATCCTCAACTTCAGTGGGAACCACACCCGCGGCGTCCTGCCCGGCCTCCACCCCTTCAGCCTCTACCTGTTCAACGTGCGGGTCTACAACGGCAGGGGGGAGGGGCCGCCCAGCGCCACGCAGCAGTTCGAGACGCCTGAAGGAG TTCCAGGAGCTCCCACTTCTCTGATAGTCAGCAGAGTAAATCTGGACTCACTGACGCTGGAATGGAATCCCCCTCACGTCCATAACGGACACATCACCGGCTACACCCTCGAATATCAGCCAG TCAACAGCTCCAATGAGCTGGGCCCGAAGGAGAAGCTGGCTCTGCCCGCCAATGAGACCTCGGTCACTTTGTCCAACCTCAAGTACAGCACGCGCTACAAGTTTTATTTGAACGCAAAAACAGTCAGGGGAGCGGGCCCGGCTGTTACTCAGGAGGCCGTCACCATCATGGACGAAG CCGTGGCGAGCAGACAGGTGGACATCGCCACCCAGGGATGGTTCATCGGCCTCATGTGCGCCATCGCTCTGCTCATCTTGGTCCTTCTAATTATCTGCTTCATCCAGCGGAATAAAGGAGGGAAATACCCGG tgaaagaaaaagaggacGCGCACACAGACCCGGAGTTTCAGCCCATGAAAGATGATGACTGTACTTTTGTGGAATACAG TGACAACGAGGACCACAAGCCGCTAAAAGGGAGCCGCACGCCGTCCGATCGGACCGTTAAGAGAGACGACAGCGACGACAGCTTGGTCGACTACGGCGAGGGCGGAGACGGGCAGTTCAACGAGGACGGCTCGTTCATCGGCCAGTACAGCGGAAAGAGCACAAGCAGGGACACGGCCGAGGGCCAGGAGAGCTCCGGGGCCCCGTCCCCCATCAACACCATGAACTCCCTGAACTCCTTCGTGTAG